Proteins encoded together in one Triticum dicoccoides isolate Atlit2015 ecotype Zavitan chromosome 7B, WEW_v2.0, whole genome shotgun sequence window:
- the LOC119335523 gene encoding protein ALP1-like — protein sequence MYSDNYFVKLSRRVSGYSGLDWVQETLARDTQCYDMFRVERPLFNRLHNTLVQSYGLKSSRKMTSVEVLAMFLWIVGSPQSVRQAENRFRRSMETVSRTFNRVLACLLRLAQDIIVPKDPTFAEVHPNLENPAFWPHFNDCIGAIDGKHVKVVVAKSKRVQYLNRHNETSQNVLAVCDFDMRFTFVMSGWSGSAHDMRVFKDATTTHRHKFPHPPPGKYYVVDAGYPNRPGYLSPYRCTRYHVEQWQNGPPPQGMKETFNHAHAKVRNVVERSFGVLKMKFRILLNMPKFPEDKQTRIIVACMALHNFIRESRIPDREFDACDADENYNPMPSSAASAWPEDEPLVEDTNMNDFREELAHALFHGM from the exons ATGTACTCTGATAACTACTTTGTGAAACTATCTAGGAGGGTCAGTGGATATTCTGGTTTGGATTGGGTGCAGGAGACACTAGCCCGAGATACCCAATGCTACGACATGTTTAGGGTTGAGAGACCTTTGTTTAACAGGCTACATAATACTTTGGTGCAATCATATGGGTTGAAGTCCAGTAGAAAAATGACATCTGTAGAGGTTCTAGCTATGTTTTTATGGATTGTTGGATCACCACAGTCAGTTAGACAGGCCGAGAACCGTTTTAGGAGGTCTATGGAGACAGTAAGTAGGACATTTAACAGAGTTTTGGCATGTCTCCTTAGGTTAGCACAGGACATAATTGTACCCAAGGACCCAACATTTGCAGAGGTGCACCCAAACTTAGAAAATCCAGCATTCTGGCCACACTTCAATGACTGCATAGGAGCTATAGATGGGAAACATGTGAAGGTTGTGGTGGCTAAGAGTAAGAGGGTTCAATACTTGAACAGGCACAATGAAACCAGTCAGAATGTGCTTGCTGTTTGTGATTTCGACATGAGATTTACATTTGTGATGTCGGGATGGTCTGGTTCAGCACACGACATGAGAGTTTTCAAAGATGCCACAACTACTCATCGTCACAAATTTCCACATCCACCACCAG GAAAGTACTATGTGGTTGATGCGGGGTACCCAAACCGTCCGGGCTACCTTTCACCATACAGATGTACAAGGTACCATGTGGAGCAATGGCAAAACGGCCCGCCGCCACAAGGTATGAAAGAAACCTTCAACCATGCACATGCCAAAGTTAGGAATGTCGTTGAGCGATCCTTTGGAGTGTTGAAGATGAAATTTAGGATTTTGTTGAACATGCCAAAATTTCCAGAGGACAAGCAAACTAGAATTATTGTTGCTTGTATGGCTCTTCATAATTTCATTCGAGAGAGCAGAATTCCAGATAGGGAATTTGATGCATGTGATGCGGATGAAAACTATAATCCAATGCCTAGTTCTGCTGCATCTGCATGGCCAGAAGACGAACCTCTTGTTGAAGATACCAACATGAATGACTTCCGCGAAGAGTTAGCTCATGCTCTGTTTCATGGAATGTGA
- the LOC119335522 gene encoding uncharacterized protein LOC119335522: MDGDGLEGWGSQPSASCPATHADLDLNSQASPSEGFPGLGLYGAFLQSNNEQLLPGRGRGSGLPHYRPPRAGADGWVNPSPSFVRQLNFGGSSSAATGRGGGNGGVFLSVSSMGPGGGSSLAGAGRGAGGVVRQRANSAAAAPGRRNQCTGTTSRGSGGGYRIPPPRAPRSALRGQASGSGTPFDNGDEELEDDVEELASSGGPLVSQSNRAHWNDANSACLLELCIQQREAGTYNGTVMSGEGYQAVIDGLLARRGLVYSHLQVKNQIVVLKNTYTFWRYIQVHTGLGRKPDGTIDADSEFWITHTEKKPYLRKLQWGPPANEELLDQLFKGYTVDGSTAFVPGDDYGQNQGQDLGVGEERRSFKEHLQATRGARDARGQQALRAL; encoded by the exons ATGGATGGCGACGGCCTCGAAGGGTGGGGTTCACAGCCCTCTGCAAGCTGCCCAGCTACCCATGCCGatctcgacctcaactcgcaagcttCGCCGTCGGAAGGGTTCCCAGGGCTTGGGTTGTATGGAGCTTTCCTCCAGAGCAACAACGAGCAGCTCCTCCCTGGGCGCggcaggggctccgggctccctcactATCGCCCACCACGTGCTGGAGCAGATGGATGGGTGAATCCGTCGCCATCCTTCGTTCGGCAACTGAACTTTGGCGGCTCCTCGTCAGCGGCAACCGGTCGCGGAGGAGGAAATGGTGGCGTGTTCCTCAGCGTGTCGTCCATGGGGCCAGGCGGCGGCTCCTCGTTAGCGGGTGCCGGTCGCGGAGCAGGCGGCGTCGTTCGGCAGCGAGCCAACTCGGCCGCCGCGGCACCCGGCCGCCGTAACCAGTGCACCGGCACGACGAGCCGTGGCAGTGGTGGCGGCTATCGCATACCGCCTCCCCGGGCGCCGCGGAGTGCCCTCCGTGGGCAAGCATCCGGCTCCGGCACTCCCTTTGACAATGGTGACGAGGAATTGGAGGACGATGTGGAGGAGTTAGCGAGCTCCGGAGGTCCCCTGGTGAGCCAAAGCAATCGAGCCCACTGGAATGATGCTAATAGTGCTTGCTTGTTAGAATTGTGCATTCAGCAACGTGAAGCAGGAACATATAATGGTACAGTGATGAGTGGTGAAGGGTACCAAGCCGTTATCGACGGCTTACTTGCTAGAAGGGGGTTGGTATATAGCCATTTGCAGGTGAAGAACCAGATAGTCGTACTCAAAAACACTTACACTTTCTGGCGATACATACAAGTGCATACAGGGTTGGGGAGAAAACCAGATGGAACCATTGATGCCGACTCTGAGTTCTGGATAACACACACAGAG AAGAAACCATACCTACGGAAGTTGCAGTGGGGTCCTCCAGCAAATGAGGAGTTGCTTGATCAATTGTTCAAAGGTTACACTGTGGATGGAAGCACAGCCTTTGTGCCTGGAGATGATTACGGTCAGAATCAAGGGCAAGATTTAGGTGTAGGAGAGGAAAGGAGGAGTTTCAAGGAACACCTACAAGCAACCAGAGGAGCCAGAGATGCAAGAGGTCAACAAGCACTTCGAGCACTTTAA